The DNA window TTCCTTGGTCGACTTCAATTGCTAGCTCAGAAGGGAAACTCGTCGTGTTTACCGACTGCGATCCGAAGAGTCGTGACCCGGTGAAGTCGGTGTTCGTGTTGGATTTTGTGACTTGGCGGTGGAGGAAAGGAAATGGCATGCCTTTAATTAGGAGCCCAAAATTTTGCACCGTGACTTCCCAATGCCATCGAATATTCATTAGCGGTGACATCGGTCGTGAAGAGGATGCAGTTTGGGAGTATGATGTGGGGAAGGAGGAGTGGACCGAGTTCCATCGGGTGAGAAGCGGCCAGATCAGACAACTTCAGGTAATTGGAGAGGAATTATGGGTTATAATCGGATGCAGAGGCATAACAAATATCAGCATGTTCAAACATGGTGTAGATGTGTACCATCTTCAAACTAAGAAATGGAGACAAGTGAAGTTGGATTTGGAAGGACTTGATGACTTGATTGATCCCCAAATTGACTTGAAATTGTATGAGTTGATGAAGAAGTTTTCCGAGAATAAGTTATGGGTCATGGAAAATTGCTCTCAACTCCAATTGGGTAAGCAAAGTTTACTAATGTCCCCCACAGCAACCCTCAACAGTGGTTGTTATGGTCAGGAGGAATTATTTGTTATGCAGGACCAAGATGGTAATTTTGAAAGAATGCAGCCCAATTCTGTGTTTTCTGGATATGTGGAATCAAGTTGTTGTGTGGAATTCTAATCATCATATTTATGGAtgaaataaaactttattaCACTGATAAGTGATGCAATTAAAGGCAATTGTCTCTTTATCTTAGTTGTTTATGCATTTAATTATGGAGATTACATTTTGAATGCTTAACCTTTAAATTAGATCAATCATTTCTGAAGCAACAAAATAGACATTAGTAGCAATATTCAATCAACTTCTTCATTCTGGGGTTCCCAAAACCAACAATATTCAATCAACTTCTTACACACTTTTCATTTCCTTCAGCTTTTCCTTGGTTGTCATCTCATTATTGTGCTTAGACCTCATCTTCTTGGCTTTGCTCCTCATTTTGTAAGCATAGGCATCTATTTTAATGTTAACctcaatatttcattcattGTTGTTGATCTCATC is part of the Impatiens glandulifera chromosome 1, dImpGla2.1, whole genome shotgun sequence genome and encodes:
- the LOC124945071 gene encoding F-box/kelch-repeat protein At2g44130-like — its product is MDESIARLPECLILECLARLHLKEIHVASRVCHKWLRLIRSRYFYTLRKQLGYTNQVACLLQNFPPPKNYNLKYVINMFDPINREWNRLPVPNFTNGLPWSTSIASSEGKLVVFTDCDPKSRDPVKSVFVLDFVTWRWRKGNGMPLIRSPKFCTVTSQCHRIFISGDIGREEDAVWEYDVGKEEWTEFHRVRSGQIRQLQVIGEELWVIIGCRGITNISMFKHGVDVYHLQTKKWRQVKLDLEGLDDLIDPQIDLKLYELMKKFSENKLWVMENCSQLQLGKQSLLMSPTATLNSGCYGQEELFVMQDQDGNFERMQPNSVFSGYVESSCCVEF